In the genome of Nitrospirota bacterium, one region contains:
- a CDS encoding sigma 54-interacting transcriptional regulator, which translates to MDEDIKLQYNRKYKIALICNSMEFADIVERYSNPETEDLTVKMLRFAKIEDTVPLARRLLDESIEVILTSEVTGDFLIQNIGQPIVKIQRTHQDILQALIKAMEYGSYIGLESFGKLTGGIEIFENLLSIGIHQVIYSTTEELRNNISKAVDMGIKCIVGGGISREIISELGGKGIIILPQKEGILQAFREARAIASARRKERENAEQLVAILKTIKEGVIVVDNNGIIKTFNQAAEDILGIELKKEVGKCLPELCSETLSSQCASRLKSVLNVLRTGKPEMDQICHIGDVDVVINSLPFKVGDEIQGVVLTFKEASSIQKTDRKLREKLYVKGFVAKYTIDYIKGESTIMKQVIYEAKKYAETDETVLIQGETGTGKEIFAHSIHNLSRRKKKPFVAVNCSALPESLLESELFGYEEGAFTGAKRGGKIGLFELANEGTIFLDEIADISPNLQVRLLRVLEEKEVMRVGGVKMVPVDVRIISSTYKNLWKEVELERFRMDLYFRLAILKLDIPPLRERQEDIPCIIEGILHKHSDNKKRISDGMIERMKECKWVGNVRQLDSLIKRYIILLGDSVYDDNLLLRLLGEIDAKEMRNMPGKLPQDIQSKTLKEQIEEYEKKIINETLKRSNFNKKETAEKLGISEISLWRKLRLLA; encoded by the coding sequence ATGGATGAAGATATTAAACTTCAATATAACCGAAAATACAAAATTGCCCTCATCTGTAATTCGATGGAATTTGCCGATATTGTTGAACGTTATTCAAATCCGGAGACTGAAGACTTAACGGTTAAAATGCTGAGATTTGCGAAGATCGAGGATACAGTTCCTCTTGCCAGAAGACTTCTCGATGAAAGTATTGAAGTGATTCTTACATCCGAGGTAACTGGTGATTTTTTGATTCAAAATATTGGTCAGCCTATTGTCAAGATACAGAGAACACATCAGGATATACTCCAGGCACTTATTAAAGCTATGGAATACGGTTCTTATATCGGATTGGAAAGCTTTGGCAAACTGACCGGTGGAATTGAGATTTTCGAGAATTTACTTTCTATAGGAATACACCAGGTAATTTACTCTACGACAGAAGAATTAAGAAACAATATCTCTAAAGCAGTAGATATGGGAATTAAATGCATTGTTGGTGGAGGAATTAGCAGGGAAATAATTTCTGAGTTAGGAGGAAAGGGTATTATTATCCTTCCCCAAAAAGAGGGCATTTTGCAGGCCTTTCGAGAAGCGAGGGCGATTGCTTCCGCACGAAGAAAAGAGAGAGAAAATGCAGAGCAACTTGTGGCGATTCTCAAAACGATTAAAGAAGGGGTTATAGTTGTTGACAATAATGGTATCATTAAAACGTTCAACCAGGCAGCTGAGGATATCTTGGGCATAGAATTGAAAAAGGAGGTTGGGAAATGTCTACCAGAACTTTGTTCCGAGACATTGTCATCCCAATGTGCTTCAAGACTTAAAAGCGTGCTCAATGTTTTAAGGACAGGAAAACCAGAAATGGACCAGATCTGTCATATAGGGGATGTAGATGTTGTAATAAACTCACTCCCCTTCAAAGTTGGCGATGAGATTCAAGGTGTTGTTTTAACATTTAAAGAGGCTTCAAGCATTCAGAAAACTGATAGGAAGTTGAGAGAAAAACTCTATGTTAAAGGATTTGTAGCTAAATATACGATAGACTACATCAAGGGCGAAAGCACAATAATGAAGCAGGTTATATATGAAGCAAAGAAATATGCTGAAACTGATGAAACAGTATTGATCCAGGGAGAAACGGGGACAGGAAAAGAGATTTTTGCACATAGCATACACAATCTAAGCCGCAGAAAAAAGAAACCCTTTGTGGCAGTTAACTGCTCCGCCCTTCCAGAATCATTGTTAGAAAGTGAACTCTTTGGATACGAGGAAGGTGCATTCACAGGAGCGAAAAGGGGTGGCAAGATCGGCCTATTCGAATTGGCCAACGAGGGGACAATCTTTCTTGATGAAATAGCTGACATTTCTCCGAACCTGCAGGTGAGACTATTGAGGGTTCTTGAGGAAAAAGAAGTAATGCGTGTTGGCGGTGTTAAGATGGTGCCTGTTGATGTACGAATTATCAGTTCCACTTACAAGAACCTGTGGAAAGAAGTGGAACTGGAAAGATTCAGGATGGATCTCTATTTCCGCCTGGCAATCTTAAAGTTAGATATTCCACCTCTACGGGAAAGACAGGAAGACATTCCTTGCATCATTGAGGGAATTCTTCATAAACATAGCGACAACAAAAAAAGAATATCGGACGGCATGATTGAAAGAATGAAGGAATGCAAATGGGTTGGAAACGTACGTCAACTTGATTCTCTCATTAAAAGATATATAATCCTCCTCGGGGATTCAGTGTATGATGACAACTTACTTCTTAGACTCCTTGGAGAAATAGATGCAAAAGAAATGCGTAATATGCCTGGGAAACTGCCACAGGATATCCAGTCTAAAACACTGAAGGAACAAATAGAGGAATATGAAAAAAAGATTATAAATGAGACATTGAAAAGATCAAATTTCAATAAAAAGGAAACAGCGGAGAAGCTGGGTATCAGTGAAATTTCCTTATGGAGAAAATTGCGTTTGTTGGCCTAG